Genomic DNA from Rana temporaria chromosome 1, aRanTem1.1, whole genome shotgun sequence:
TGGCTACAACTGTGCTCCCATGTACAGATGGATCACGGTGGGGAATCAAGTGTATATTGAGGGGTGTATATTGGGGGGTGTATATTGGGGGTAGCCTTGACAacgcaataattctatccctagacctcttctttaactcaaaacatgcaacctgtagaattttttaaacgtcggatacagagatttttaagggtaaaagtttgacgccattccacgagcggatgcaattttgaagcgtgacatgttggatatcaattttactcggcataacatcatctttcacaatataaacaaatttgggctaactttactgtcgtcctatttttttagtaaaaaaagtgtttttttttttccaaaaaaagtgcgcttgtaagaccgctgcgtaaaaagtattgcaatgaccgccattttattctctagggtgttagaaaaaaatgtataatgtttgggggttataagtaattttctaacaaaaaaacatgtttttaacttgtaaaaacaggcttggtctttaagtggttaaaaaaaaacatgcagggaCTATTATTGAGCCAACGGTTAAGTCCGCAGCTAGGTTTCCgcaaagtatcaaaagtgtcagttaacaTCAGATTGTCTCCCACAATATTGTAGTCCCGCTGTAAGTCACTGATCActtccattactagtataaataaGGAAGGCacccattgtttacaattgtcatgtgatctactgtgattggccacagcaatcacatggtacttaCAGCCAGTGAAGGATAGTGCCGCTGTGTGGCCCCACGACTATGTGAGAGgcagattctgggaggacatcataagacgtcctcccagaacaacatgGCTTCtacccggccgtcattttgctataggtggGGCGGGAAGATGTTAATGTTACCACTTGCCAATGGGAAGTCTCTACATATAGGAGTTCAACTGTGTGATatcatctatctatcgatcttaTATTATTGAACGTCTTTAACATTTAAATATTGTATATTTaggtaatttattatttattatattttttcacattttattgttatatttaaatgtattatttattttatttcattttttctcCCACAATGCACGGATGGAAATCCAATTGCTAGCAGTGAGACAACACAAGATAAGTTGTTTTCTCACAATCTCTGACCCCAATGCTCATTGTGTTTGTATTGTTCTTCCTGCAGACAGTGAAAATTGCATGAAATGTCCTGATGAAGAATGGCCAAATGAGAAGAAGGATCGGTGTGTTCCAAGAGTGGTGGAATTTCTCTCCTACACTGATGATCCCATTGTTGGAGTATTTTCAGCCGTCTCCATCCTCTGTTGTCTTCTGACTGGTTtaatattggggatatttatacatTACCAGGACACCCCCATTGTTAAAGCCAATAACCGGGACCTAAGCTATCTTCTACTGGTCTCCATCATGCTGAGCTTCCTCTGTGTCTTCTTGTTCCTCGGCCATCCAGTAGATGTGACCTGCATGCTGCGTGTCACCTCTTTTGGTGTCATCTTCTCAGTTGCCGTCTCTTCTCTACTTGCCAAAAGTATCATGGTGTGTATTGCTTTTAAAGCCACCAAACCTGGGAGTCCCTGGAGGAAATGGATGGGAACCAAACTGCCCAATTTTATCATTTGTGTCTTCTCATTGGTTCAATTCATAATCTGTGTCACTTGGTtgtctctttctccccccttccaGGATCGGGACACTCACTCTTATCAGGGGAAGAtcatcattcagtgtaatgaGGGTTCAGTTATCGGCTTCTACTCTGTCCTGGGATATATGGGGCTTCTGGCAGCTGTGAGCTTCATTATCGCTTTTTTAGCcaggacattaccggacagttttaatgaggccaagtacatcaccttcagcatgctggtgttctgcagtgtctggattgccatgatcccagcctatctgagcaccagagggaaatacatggtggctgtggaggTTTTTGCTATAATGGCCTCAAGTTCTGGACTTATTGGCTGtatatttttcccaaaatgttaCATAATTCTGTTCAGACCCGACCTGAATACAAAAGCAGCTATCCACTAATATGTATGGAAAATTACTGGGTTATCAGTAATTATATCATTATCTCTGTTATTGTTAAATTTAATATGTTGTTAGTGTATTGAGAATGAACACtgctatactgtatatgaatatTTAATACTTACCTCTCTGGTGGACAGTAAGTTTAATTTTTGCCCTAGACACCACTGGTATTAGACACTTTGGGTTTGTTGGAAACCTTGTCCCCTGCTGGGTGTAGTGGTTCCTTCCACCAGCCGGTCCATCAACACAGAACAAAGTAGTCACTTAGTGAGGAGGAACCAAAGTGACCAGATGAGGACAAAGTATCCAAATCATCCTAAAGTGTCCGATACCAGAGACACCCATCACTCTTCCAGAGAGGGAAGATTTCACTCACCACCTTCCCGGAAGATAAATATtaaacatgttcttttataagctgattgtaatgtatttttttattatgtcacttttattattttatatgtagATGTATCCGGCtatattaataaatacattttgcttGCTGTATTctaaaattgtttttaattttagttGAAGTTGAAGAGAATGCGCTCTTAGTAAGTTCACATTGTAAGTGATAAGTTGACTTAATTTTAAAAGAGACAACACTCCTACCCCACACCTCACCAGATCCTAATATGAAAATGTATGAAGACAATAACAGGTTCCAGGTGCTCATTGATCAATCATTGGTTGTCTTCTGAAGAAGACATTAAACATTAGAATTACATTGGCTTAATATGTTTTGAAATGAATGTTCTTACTCATAAGGGCCCCATAATAGGATATTTCTGCCATCTCCAAAATGTTCTAGTACGATGTGTTAAAGGAAAAGCTAAAAAGATTAAGAAGTAACAACCCCTCCGATCCCTTCCTATAAGTATTCTTATCATACACCCTAAGAACAACActgagtaaaaagaaaaaatatatataaataaaccccaaaaatatgatatattattaaccacttgcttactgggcacatatacccccctcctgcccaggtgaaatttcagctttcggcactgcatcgctataactaacaattgcgcggtcgtgcgacgtggctcccaaacaaaattgacgtccttttttccccacaagtagagctttcttttggtggtatttgatcgcctgtgcggtttttattttttgcgctataaacaaaaaagtgagacaattttgaaaaaaatacaatattttttacttcttgctataataaatatcccaatttaaaaaaaaaaaaaacatatttttttctcagtttaggccgatacgtattcttctacatatttttggtaaaaaaaaaaaaaaaatcgcaataagcgactggtttgcgcaaaagttatagcgcttacaaaataggggacagaattatttttttttaattatttttttttaatagaaatggcggcgatctgtgatttttaatgggactgcgacgttatggcggacacatcggacacatttttggcgccattcacatttatactgcgatcagtgctataaatatgcactaattacagtataaatgtgactggcattgaaggggttaacactagggggtgaggaaggggttaaatgtatccctgcttagtgttctaactgtgggggagggggggtgactgggggggtgaccgatctgtgtctctatgtacaagagacacagatccgtctcctctccagagacagcaccgctgtctctgtgtaaaacggcaatgagagatgatctcatatgtttacatatgagatcctctctcattggccgcacagatcgcctcgcgaacggccactctgattggccgttcgcggcgatctgtaattggctgtgtccgagggacacggccaacacagattttccccgcagcgcgctctggagcgcgcgcggggaccgccctaaggggcggccgtcaattgacggcagtttggaaattgggatccgcactgtagccgtcaattgacggcaggcggatcccaagtggttaatcaatatTCCTCAAATAAATATAATCCCTCTTACACAAAACatattaaatatgcaaatgataaaGTGCCAAACAGTGTAAGATGAATACATAGCTATCCAATGATTTAACATTCAAAAGctcataccacaaaaaaatggccaaaaatttGCAATGCTGTATGATGAAATTCCCTTAAATCATGTAcatgcaggggtggactgaccatttgggcactgccagagggccccatgccactagggggccccttcagggttgccagcctcagtaaaaccagggacagtatgtaaaaatctgtgtttaaaaaaaaaatccaagattatagctgccccacctctccaataCC
This window encodes:
- the LOC120909759 gene encoding vomeronasal type-2 receptor 26-like, with translation MAASHSRLSRTLITVHGNVSISVFFEKLHKYVRNLNYTDPTGGKIYFNERREVPTDLRICKILSPDFVPQTFPNMSDPFYWKKGKPPVSRCSDPCIPGSRKKFGSSIHKCCYDCVSCPEGEISNISDSENCMKCPDEEWPNEKKDRCVPRVVEFLSYTDDPIVGVFSAVSILCCLLTGLILGIFIHYQDTPIVKANNRDLSYLLLVSIMLSFLCVFLFLGHPVDVTCMLRVTSFGVIFSVAVSSLLAKSIMVCIAFKATKPGSPWRKWMGTKLPNFIICVFSLVQFIICVTWLSLSPPFQDRDTHSYQGKIIIQCNEGSVIGFYSVLGYMGLLAAVSFIIAFLARTLPDSFNEAKYITFSMLVFCSVWIAMIPAYLSTRGKYMVAVEVFAIMASSSGLIGCIFFPKCYIILFRPDLNTKAAIH